The proteins below come from a single Sinobacterium norvegicum genomic window:
- the thpR gene encoding RNA 2',3'-cyclic phosphodiesterase — MRLFIAIPLRPDLAAQLLQAHQQYGDEAVGRWIPQHQLHLTLAFLGEQHSAEPVIEIMKRLESECCFNIDFDANSLAAFTPKILAFEPLSCDPLMGLRQQLTALLTASGLIAECNDGRAFRPHITLLRGRAGDLPLPDEYLDGFSLGVSQLVLYRSEHVNLPDGGCHINYEPLHFSYLSV, encoded by the coding sequence ATGCGGCTATTTATTGCCATTCCACTGCGGCCCGATTTGGCTGCTCAGTTGCTGCAGGCACATCAGCAGTACGGCGACGAGGCGGTTGGACGCTGGATACCGCAGCACCAGCTGCATCTTACATTGGCCTTTTTAGGCGAGCAGCACAGTGCCGAGCCGGTTATCGAAATAATGAAACGGTTAGAAAGTGAGTGCTGTTTCAATATCGACTTTGACGCCAACAGTCTGGCGGCGTTCACACCAAAAATTCTGGCGTTTGAACCGCTGTCCTGTGACCCATTGATGGGATTACGCCAGCAACTGACAGCGTTATTAACGGCCTCCGGTCTCATCGCTGAATGCAATGACGGGCGAGCTTTCAGGCCTCATATCACCCTGCTGCGTGGCAGGGCCGGTGACTTGCCGTTGCCCGATGAGTACCTCGATGGTTTTTCTCTTGGTGTGAGCCAGCTTGTACTCTATCGCAGCGAACATGTTAATCTGCCTGACGGTGGTTGCCATATCAACTATGAGCCGCTGCATTTTAGTTATCTATCGGTGTGA
- a CDS encoding NUDIX domain-containing protein: MAVDNTELIGQLGCGDAEIVGSETLHSGFFDFVSHRIRHRLFAGGWSDSFDRELFERGNAAAILLFDPQSDSVALVEQFRVGALAATLPSGEPSTPWLLEIVAGIIEPGETAQDVACRESEEEAGAEVLAVEHIAGYFPSPGACSEYIELFCGRIDAASMGGLHGLDSENEDIRLHIVPRQQAMTLLAQGRLNNASTIIALQWLQLNAERLQQAWG, from the coding sequence ATGGCTGTGGATAACACCGAACTGATTGGCCAGCTGGGCTGCGGCGATGCAGAAATAGTGGGTAGCGAAACACTGCACTCAGGCTTTTTTGATTTCGTCAGTCATCGCATCAGGCACCGACTATTTGCCGGCGGTTGGAGTGACAGCTTTGATCGTGAACTGTTTGAGCGGGGCAATGCCGCGGCGATATTACTGTTTGACCCGCAGAGTGACAGCGTTGCCTTGGTCGAGCAGTTTCGTGTCGGTGCGCTGGCGGCAACGCTGCCCAGCGGTGAGCCATCAACACCCTGGCTGTTGGAAATCGTCGCCGGTATTATCGAACCCGGCGAGACAGCGCAGGATGTCGCCTGCCGTGAGTCAGAAGAGGAGGCCGGTGCCGAGGTGTTAGCGGTAGAGCATATCGCCGGCTACTTCCCCAGCCCCGGTGCCTGTAGCGAGTACATCGAATTATTCTGTGGCCGTATCGATGCCGCCTCTATGGGTGGTCTGCACGGCTTGGACAGTGAGAATGAAGATATTCGGCTACACATAGTCCCGCGTCAGCAGGCAATGACGCTGTTGGCCCAGGGCCGATTAAATAACGCCAGCACTATTATTGCCCTGCAATGGCTGCAGCTGAATGCCGAGCGACTACAGCAGGCCTGGGGTTGA
- the murJ gene encoding murein biosynthesis integral membrane protein MurJ, giving the protein MTMLSRVLGLARDVCFALFIGAGNGADAFFVAFKIPNFLRRLFAEGAFSQAFVPVLSEYQTQHGHSAVRALIDRVSGVLGGILLVLTAVGIFAAPVIAAVFAPGFTVDEQKYQLTVELIRITFPYLFLISMTGLAGSILNSYGRFAVPAITPVLLNLSLIAAAIFYAPSMEQPAFALAWGVLVAGLVQLLFQLPFLLRLKLLPRPIWDTKDEGVRQIMTLMIPALFGVSVSQINLLLDTVLASLLPTGSVSWLYYSDRLTELPLGVFGIAVATVILPSLSRIHADKGQQAFANTLSWATRTVLFIALPATAALMVLAEPILIALFQYGALTADDVTMSSYSLRAYALGLSAFMLIKVLAPGYYARKDTKTPVKIGIKAMVANMVLNILFVAPLYYYWQIGHVGLALATSVAAMLNVMWLWRGLLADQVYQWSSLFWHSVMRSVAASIAMAVALYALLPVIGDMATLAWYQRAGSVLLLCALGAAVYLVVLALSGAKVRHYRAA; this is encoded by the coding sequence ATGACCATGCTATCGCGCGTATTAGGCCTGGCCCGGGATGTCTGTTTTGCTCTGTTTATTGGTGCTGGCAACGGCGCAGATGCTTTTTTTGTCGCTTTTAAAATTCCCAATTTTTTACGCAGACTCTTTGCCGAGGGTGCTTTTTCCCAGGCCTTTGTACCGGTGTTGTCAGAGTATCAAACCCAACATGGTCACAGCGCCGTCAGGGCGCTGATTGATCGAGTCAGCGGTGTGCTCGGCGGTATCTTACTGGTGCTGACGGCGGTGGGTATTTTTGCGGCACCGGTGATCGCCGCCGTTTTTGCCCCCGGTTTTACCGTCGACGAGCAGAAGTATCAGCTAACGGTTGAACTCATTCGTATCACCTTTCCGTATTTGTTTCTCATCTCGATGACCGGCCTTGCCGGCTCTATTCTTAACAGTTACGGCCGCTTTGCGGTGCCAGCGATTACCCCAGTACTGTTGAATCTGTCGTTAATCGCAGCAGCCATCTTCTATGCTCCCTCGATGGAACAGCCGGCTTTTGCCCTGGCCTGGGGAGTGTTGGTGGCGGGTTTGGTACAGCTATTATTTCAGCTGCCGTTTCTGTTGCGCTTAAAGCTGTTGCCTCGGCCCATATGGGACACCAAGGACGAGGGCGTTCGCCAAATCATGACGCTGATGATTCCGGCATTGTTCGGAGTCTCTGTCAGTCAGATCAATTTATTGCTCGATACGGTGCTGGCCTCGTTATTGCCAACGGGGAGTGTCTCCTGGTTGTATTACTCCGACCGACTTACTGAGTTGCCGTTGGGGGTGTTTGGTATCGCTGTGGCAACGGTGATTTTGCCCTCGCTGTCACGTATCCATGCCGATAAAGGCCAGCAGGCCTTTGCCAATACGCTGAGTTGGGCAACCCGTACCGTGCTGTTTATTGCCCTGCCAGCCACGGCAGCCTTAATGGTGCTGGCCGAACCGATCTTGATTGCCCTGTTTCAATACGGCGCCTTAACCGCCGACGATGTGACGATGTCGAGTTATAGTCTTCGTGCCTATGCGTTGGGGTTGTCGGCGTTTATGTTGATCAAGGTGCTGGCGCCAGGCTATTACGCCCGCAAGGACACCAAGACGCCGGTGAAAATTGGTATCAAGGCCATGGTCGCCAATATGGTGCTTAACATCCTTTTTGTTGCGCCGCTGTATTATTACTGGCAGATAGGACACGTCGGCTTGGCGCTGGCGACGTCAGTGGCGGCTATGCTCAATGTGATGTGGCTGTGGCGTGGGTTATTAGCTGATCAGGTCTATCAGTGGAGCAGCCTCTTTTGGCATAGTGTTATGCGCAGCGTCGCTGCCAGTATCGCAATGGCAGTGGCGCTCTACGCATTGTTGCCTGTTATCGGTGATATGGCGACTCTGGCTTGGTACCAGAGAGCTGGCTCTGTGTTGCTGCTCTGTGCCTTGGGAGCGGCGGTCTACCTTGTGGTATTGGCGCTGTCAGGGGCGAAAGTACGCCATTACCGAGCGGCCTAA
- the sbcB gene encoding exodeoxyribonuclease I: MSTPTFLWHDYETFGINPAKDRPSQFAAIRTDMDLNIIGKPMMWYCKPADDFLPSPEACLITGVTPQLCLAKGACESEFMGLIEAEMSVPNTCSVGYNSIRFDDEVTRHSFYRNFIDAYSREYQNGNSRWDLIDVVRMTYALRPEGIVWPSKEDGLASFRLEELTAANGISHENAHDALSDVYATIAMAKLIKDKQPKLFDYAFKLRNKHEVAKLVDVNTLTPLFNVSGMFGGLRGNISLVVPLMTHPSNKNEVVCFDLLQHPQLLMDMSAEEIQQWLYTPARDLPAGIERPALKSIHLNKSPMIGPAKMFTEDAAMAERLGHDINAYRQNFKLLRSLDIAAIKAKLLSVYSQPREFAAVTDPDFMLYSGGFFSSDDKNTMRQIRSMPAIALAEARFSFDDPRLQEMLLRFRARNYPQTLTMPEHQQWQEFREMRLMDPNGGGSYTFDDYMLSIEQLASGNENEAEMKILQALYEYANVIGGG, encoded by the coding sequence ATGAGTACCCCCACCTTTCTTTGGCACGACTACGAGACCTTTGGCATCAATCCCGCCAAGGACCGTCCCAGCCAGTTTGCCGCTATTCGTACCGACATGGACTTAAATATTATTGGCAAGCCGATGATGTGGTACTGCAAGCCGGCCGATGACTTTTTGCCCAGCCCAGAGGCTTGTTTGATTACCGGAGTGACGCCGCAGCTCTGTTTGGCCAAGGGCGCTTGTGAGTCTGAATTTATGGGTTTGATCGAGGCTGAAATGTCGGTGCCCAATACCTGCAGTGTCGGCTATAACAGTATTCGTTTTGACGATGAGGTCACCCGGCACAGCTTCTATCGAAATTTCATCGACGCCTATAGTCGTGAATACCAAAACGGCAACAGTCGCTGGGATCTGATCGACGTGGTGAGAATGACCTATGCGCTGCGCCCTGAGGGTATTGTTTGGCCCAGCAAAGAAGATGGCCTGGCCAGTTTTCGTCTGGAGGAGTTAACCGCCGCCAATGGTATCAGCCATGAGAATGCCCACGATGCGTTAAGCGATGTCTATGCCACCATTGCCATGGCCAAACTCATCAAAGACAAGCAGCCCAAGCTGTTCGACTACGCCTTTAAACTGCGTAATAAGCACGAGGTTGCCAAGCTGGTCGACGTCAATACATTGACGCCGCTGTTTAATGTCTCGGGGATGTTTGGCGGTTTGCGTGGCAATATCTCTTTGGTTGTGCCGCTGATGACTCACCCGAGTAATAAAAACGAGGTGGTCTGCTTCGACCTATTGCAACACCCGCAATTGCTGATGGATATGTCCGCCGAGGAGATTCAGCAGTGGCTGTATACCCCCGCGCGGGATTTGCCGGCAGGGATAGAGCGGCCGGCGTTGAAGAGTATTCATTTGAATAAGAGCCCGATGATTGGCCCAGCGAAGATGTTTACCGAGGATGCGGCAATGGCTGAGCGACTCGGCCACGATATTAACGCCTACCGGCAGAACTTTAAGCTTTTACGCTCGCTGGATATTGCGGCCATCAAGGCCAAGCTGTTGTCTGTTTACAGCCAGCCCAGAGAGTTCGCTGCCGTGACGGACCCAGATTTCATGTTGTACAGCGGTGGCTTTTTTAGCAGCGATGACAAGAACACCATGCGCCAGATTCGGTCGATGCCGGCCATCGCGCTGGCCGAGGCGCGTTTTAGTTTCGATGACCCACGATTGCAGGAAATGCTGCTGCGTTTTCGTGCCCGAAACTATCCACAGACACTGACCATGCCCGAGCATCAGCAGTGGCAGGAGTTCAGAGAGATGCGGCTGATGGACCCCAACGGCGGTGGCTCCTATACCTTCGATGACTATATGCTGTCGATAGAACAGCTGGCCAGCGGTAACGAAAATGAGGCCGAGATGAAAATTCTGCAGGCGCTGTATGAATATGCCAACGTTATAGGGGGGGGTTAA